The genomic DNA CGGCAGCGCGCCCTCTTCCACGACATGATGACGTCCATCCCGCTGCCGCCCGACGTCTCGACCACCGAGGGCGAACTGGGCGGCGTACCGGTCGTCACCGTCGGGACGCCGGCGAACGACCCGGCGACCGTCCTGCTGTACCTGCACGGTGGCGCGTATGTCATCGGCTCCGCGGCCGACGCCGCCGGTCTGGCCGCCGAGGTCTCCCGGCGCACCGGTGCGCGCGCCGTCTGCGTCGACTACCGGCTGGCACCCGAGCACCCGTTTCCCGCGGCCGTCGACGACGCCCTCGCCGTGTACCGGGCCCTGCTCGACGACGGAGTTCCCAGTTCCGCCATCGCCTTCGTCGGTGAGTCCGCGGGCGGCGGGCTCGTCGCCGCGACACTGGTCGCCGCTAAGGACGCGGGGCTGCCCCAGCCCTCCTCGGCCGCGGTCTTCTCCCCGTGGGCCGACCTGACCGTGTCCGGCGACAGCGCGAAGAGCAAGGCCGACGTCGACGCCTCCCTCACCCCGGAAGGCCTGCGCACCCGTGCCCGCGACTACCTCGGCGACACGGACCCGACCGACCCGCATGCCAGCCCCGTCTTCGCCGAACTGACCGGCCTCGCGCCCCTGTTCATCCAGGTCGGCTCCTACGAGATCCTCCTGGACGACGCCGTACGGCTGGCAGCGCGCGCCGCCGAGCACGACGTCCACGTGGAACTCCAGGTCTGGCCCCAAGTGCCGCACGTCTTCCAGGCGTTCGCCGCGATGCTCGACGAGGGTGCCGCCGCGCTCGACGCCGCCGGCGCTTTCATCCGGGCCCGGTGGGCCGACGTCGACGCATCGCGCGAAGCCGGCGAGTGAAGTCCGTGGGTGAGGGCGGCGCGTGAGAGTGGGGAGTAAAGACTCCGCCGTCCGGCGGCTGAACGGCCGTGTGCGGCACGCCAGTTGAACGACAATGTGCTCCATGGCTACGACGAACCACTTCGGCATCGCTCTGCGGGGGTGGCGCGAGCGGGTGTCGCCGCAGGACAGCGGGCTGGAGGCGGGCGGGGACCGGCGTATCCCCGGGCTGCGCCGGGAGGAACTGGCCGGGCTGGCCGGCCTGTCGGTCGACTACGTGGTCCGGCTGGAACAGGGCCGCGCTCGCAACCCGTCGGTCCAGGTGGTCACC from Streptomyces sp. NBC_01478 includes the following:
- a CDS encoding alpha/beta hydrolase is translated as MSRQQRQALDEMLRHGPLDLGGDVDRQRALFHDMMTSIPLPPDVSTTEGELGGVPVVTVGTPANDPATVLLYLHGGAYVIGSAADAAGLAAEVSRRTGARAVCVDYRLAPEHPFPAAVDDALAVYRALLDDGVPSSAIAFVGESAGGGLVAATLVAAKDAGLPQPSSAAVFSPWADLTVSGDSAKSKADVDASLTPEGLRTRARDYLGDTDPTDPHASPVFAELTGLAPLFIQVGSYEILLDDAVRLAARAAEHDVHVELQVWPQVPHVFQAFAAMLDEGAAALDAAGAFIRARWADVDASREAGE